DNA sequence from the Bradyrhizobium diazoefficiens genome:
CAGGACCACTACGCGCAGCAGCGTACAATAGCAGAAAGCATGATCGGGCGATGACTCTCCGGGGCGGCTGCGAGCGCATTCTAGGATGCGTGTCCGACGGATCAATGTGCCTGGCACCATTCTAATCCGGGACAAAAGTCATGCACCTTGCTGATCATCAGCTCTCAACGACTTCGACATGCTTGGATGAGAGGAAGGTGCTCCTTTATCACGCGCCCCGTTGCTGTTCTAGGGAACCGCAAAAGGCCACCGAGGGAGCACACGGAGGGCAAGTTAATTACTGCCTTCCTTGTAGAGGCCCCTCCCGGAAGGGGCCTCACTTTTCATAGGTGAACTGAGCCATCAAGTTCTCTCGAAACGCTATGCAACCAGAGGCGCCGCGTCACGTACTCGTGCAAGCGTGTAGCTAACATTGGGAATAGCAACACTGTCCCATTCTTGACCAGCTTCGTTGCTTTGATCGCATCGGCATCGTGTGTGACACGCAATTCGTTTCTTTGCATCAGCGAGATACATCGCGGAATGACCGTATGCATTCACCGATGGATCCCAGTAGAAGATCAAATCCCCTGCGGCCAGTTGAGAAAGCTTATGCGCAGTTTGGTCGTGGCTAGCCTTTTGGAGTATTGATTCGATCAATCCGTCCTCGGTCAGCGTGCTGAACAATCGACGAGCACTGATCACTCCATAGATAGCCGACGGGAAGTCGCGTTGTATTGGCAATCCGCCGCCGGCTTCATTGGCTTCATGTCCAAGACAGCATGAGAGAAAGTGGGCACAATCATCGACGTTGTCGACCACCTTTCCGTCGGGTAAGTGCGCTGTCTCGTTAGTGTCTGTGCGGACAAAGACAGTCCCGTTCGGTACCTTAACGTAAGGAGTCGTTTCGCGCACGCCGACGTATCCATCGGAACATGACTTGGTCCAATACTTGCGGGCGTAGGCCAAAGCTTTGGCGCGATCGTATGTCATTTTACCTCACAATTTGCACTATCAAAACCAAGTCGAAGAGCTTTGCTCGCACGTCATGGGAGCACGTCAAGAGCATCGCGCCTAGAACGTCGAATATATCTGTTCTTCTGACGCTTGCTGAATATATATCACCAGTTCACCTCATCCGCCTAGTCTTGCGACTGGAATTGGTAGCGACACCGCCACCACGCGCGCTTGCGCCTCACGCATCATGTTCAGGCTAGCGGGCGCAACACTGACGGCCGGCTCTTCGTCGCCGGCTGGCGAGAACAGCCAGTCGAAGTCGAGTCCGGCGCTGGCAATCTCGCCTGTCGAATGAAGCAGCGAAACGTCGGTCCAGCATTCATGCCCCGCCGGCATCGTCGTCTCAATCGATGCGAACAGGCCGCGATCGGTTATGCGCACCGGCGCAGGGAGCGAGTCGGTCACGACATCCATACTTCCATCTGAGCGCAGCAGTCGGGCTTCGACGGCGGTCGGCAAGTTCTCGGACGCCTTGCCCTTCTGTTGCAAGGTCAGGTGAATTCCCAAGACGAAGGATTGAGGCTGGTTGGTCCATTTAAGCGCGATGGGTTTCGGCGCGATCTTGTCGCCGAAAACGGCTGGCCGGAGATTGACCCGCAATCCGCTGAGCAGACGCTGATGCGAGGGAGGTCCGACGATCCGGAAATAGAGGTGGATACGGGTTGGATTTTCGCCATCAAAGCCAGTCGAGAGTAGATCGAAATAGGCTTCCTTGTACTTGAGCGACACGTTGACGTTCCGGTCGCACAGGATCTGTGCGGGCGTTTCGAATTCGACGACGCGGATGGCGTGATCGCGCGGTAATTTCTTGCCAGTGTCGATGGTCGATCCATCGGGCGCGACCAAGATCACTTTCTTGTCCCGTACCAGCGCCGTTTGGGCGAACAGTTCTGCCGGCCGACCCAACTCCTTCAGAAAGTAGGACGTAATTACCCCGAGGTGGCGATGAACATGAATCGGAAACGGATTGTCGAACGTCGACGGACATAGCCACGCTGCCTCCTCGACGCCGTTGAGACTGAAGGAGAGATGGCCGTCTTTGGGATCGAGCGCGGCAACCAGTTCGCGCACATGCCTGCGCTGGACTTTCCACGACTCCGTACCCTTGTCGTCCGTCTCGACCGCCGGCAAGTGCAGGAAGTCGAAATCTCGGCCGGTTCTGGTCCATCGGACGAAAGTCGGCGCACTTGCCAAGGTTGCGTAGGCCGACATCTTGTCCGCGCTTATCGTGACCGACGTCGGCTTCGGGCGGCCGTCCGCGTCCTCTACCGGCGGCGACCATTCGAAACTCGCCAGCATCAACGGTGCATTGATCTCGCCGCGTTCGGTGTTGGCCGAGTTGTCGGTCACGAAGACCGACGTCGAGTACCGGCCGGGCGCGACGGGCTGGTGCAAGATCGCGAGGCTGAGGAGCCTCGACTTTTCGAACTTGAGGATCGTGACGAGGTCGCCTTCTTCATTGGTGACCGACGCGCCGACGCCGTCCACGGCAAGTCGAGACGTCTTTACTTCAACGCATTTATCGTTCTGCGCGAGAACCAAAAGCGAAAACGGCCGGTCATTGCCGGGCAGGAGATAGGACAGCAACTTCTCGGGCGGGCTTCCCGGCTGCTTGGGAACGATCCACCAGCAGCGTTCGCCATCGAGGCCCAAGGCGTCCCGGCTGGCTCCGGTGGTCCAGTTGGGATCGATGTAGCGCCGCATCGCCGCACCGATGAACATTTCCTCGAACCACTGCTCGACCGCTGTACCGCCGTTCAGCGTGGCCGGCAGAAGCGAGAACATCGCGTTCTGATAGGCCGGCGCCGGGCCGTCGATATTATCGAAGGTGAGCCCCATTGGGCCCTCGCTCCTCAGGACCAGGCCGAACGCCGCCTCCCGGCCGAGCGGGCGATAGTCGACGCGCGGGTCCGGCCCGGCCTCTTTCCGGGAATCGATGATCTCGAGATGGTGGTCTTTGTCCGAAGGGTGCTCGCTCTCAAAATACGTGAACCCGTAGCTGAATCCGGTCTTTACCTCGAAGGCGATGCGGTCGGCGAGGCCGCCCCGAGCAAAGGGCGGCTCCTGAAGGATGGCCGCGACTGGGGGCGCGGGCCGGGCTAGCTCGTCGCCACCAGGAGCGGTGGTCAGCGGGATCAACGCGCGCAACTGCGGACGCGTCATCTTGACGTTCGCGAGGTCTGCCAGCACTGCAACGCGCATGCTCCACGCATGCGCCGGCGTCTTCGGAGTCTTGTCCCACCAGGTGACGACTTCGCCCCTATTGCGCAGCTTCAGCGCGTTTGCGTAACGTGATCGCAGCCGGAAGCGATGACGGAAATAGGTGGCCGACTCCGGATTCCAGTAGATTTCCTGAAGCGTGGTGCGCGCCGGCAACGGGTCGAGCGTCTTGGTGACGGTCTGCGCGTCAATATCCGGACGATCGAAGAACGCTTCGAGCTCGAACTGGGCAAGTTCTCCCTTGCCGTCGAGGTCGAGATCCAGCCGCAGTGCCGGGCAGGGGAGCGGCTCGGCATCCTTGCTCGCGCCACCGAATCTGAAGGGACGTGGATTCACATAATGGTAGATGGGCCGTCCAGTAGTCCGCCAGCGCTGGGTCGTGACGTCGATTTCCTGTAGCAACCGCCAATGGCGCCTGTCGGTGCCGTTGGTGGGCGTCCCCGTCATGATGTCGTATTTTCGGTTCTTCTCGACGCCCTGCATGACGATCATGCTTGCGGCGAGCGCGATCGCGATCTGGTTGTCTTTCGTCTTGTCGATTGCCGCGATCTCCTTGATGCCGTCATACATGGTTTCGATGCGAACGGCGGCGGCCGGGAAAGTGAGATAGCCCGTGGTCAGACTGCGCTGGGCATACTGCCGCATGTCCGGGTGGAAAACCGATGGGTGTGGCGAGGCGTCCTTGAAATGTTTATCCGGCACTAGCGAATCGAGCGACAGTCGCGCGACGACACCTTCGGGAACGTCTGCGGTGAAAGGCGCTGTGTCGGATCCCAGGCTGAGCGCTGTCCCAGGACGAAGCGTGATCTTGAACTGAAACCGCTGGTCGAGCGGCTCAAACACGTATGTGCGCAGGCGCCGTGGAGACCACGGTATCGGGTCTGGCCGTGGCTGGCTAGGCTTCCAATGAAAGTCATTTGCGAGCATCTGGTCGACGCGATCGGAGAACTGGCGCGCAAATTCCTGCAATATCGCGCCAACCGGATGGAGCCGAGGCGCGATACTATCGAGTTCGGGCATGATCCCTGTCAGTACGTCGTGAGGAGTCAACTCGATCCTGATCTGGTCGACCGCGGGATCTGGCAGTCTGTCAAGAGCGGCAGCGAGGCCAGGATCGAGGTGACGCATGACGTAGGCCGTGACTAGCATCTGCTCGAACAGCCTGATCGATGCCGTGTTCTTCGGCTTGTCCGGCGGAAAGAACATTTCGTTGCGCAGGTCCGCATTGGCGAACCAGCGATCGAAGTCGAGATAGCCGACCCGCGGGGTCGAAACCGTGATTTCGACGGGTTTCGCAAGGCCGGCTGCCCAATCGGTTTCATTCAATGCCAGCAGCAGCAGCGGATCGTTGACGTTGTCGCTTTTCTGTGAGCCGAGTTTGGCAAAAGCGAAGGACGCTCGCTTGCCGTCGACCGATTGCAGCTCCAGTCTCAGCCAGCCGGCGACGCTGTTGCCGGGCGGGAACGCCTTTGGCGGGTCCACCTTATCCGGGTCGATGATTGTGACGCCGCAGCGGACATAAAGGCGCCGCTCGCACAACCCTTTCTTATTTTTCTGCCTGAACTCGATCCCTATCTTGATTTCCGACAATCGCGCAAAACCCGGCGCCGAGCTCTCGTCGATCGTAAACCAGGCATCTCCCCTGTCGGTCGGATCGCTGGCGGGGCGCTCAAAGAATCGGAGGATCAGCTTGTCGGGCTTGCCGCCGAATTCGATGTCGCTGAGTCCCCATTCGAAATTTTGGCTGGCGACCATTTGGCCTGCGCCGTCGGCCTCGCGCATGATGTCGCGCACGGCAGATTCAACCGGGCCAGCCAGCAGGCCGACGCGCGGATAGTCCTCGGCGAGCGGCTTGACGCCGGCAATGCTGGCACCGAGCCGCAGCGACCGGTGCGGCACAGGCGTCTCGATCAGCGGCATCTGCGCGATGGCGGTGCGGCGCTGATATTGGGCCGTCCCGACGAGGAGCGGCGATGCATGGACGTCATCCGTCCCGGGCGGTGCCGGTTCTAGCTTCGGCATCCACGGCGCAGCAGACCCGAGTTGCAGGGCAAGTGGTAGTGCTCCGGCGTTGCTGGTGACAAAGCTGAAGGTCTTGAAGTTGCGGCCATAGGCGATGCGCGGCACCGCTGTGAAGTCGTCGGCCGTGTGCGGGTCTTGCCGGTAGAACGGATGCTGGATCGTGGCTGGATCTTGGGCGTCGTTTTGAACAATACGGGCGTCGAGCGCGCGGTCAGCAAACGGGAAGCCCTGATACTCGACGAACATGGGATTGCGGCCGTCGCTTGCTGCCGGCAGCATCGGATGGATTGCGCCCTTGACGTCGGTGCCGGGAAGGTCGAAGTCGCCGGTCCAGCCAAGATCGGCGAGATTTGCATAGGCCCATTTGTCAGGTGGCGATGTCCCTTCATCGGCGCGCTCGATGGCCATGGCAACGCCGTTGAGGTGTTTGCCGAAGTTGTCGAGCTTGCTACCGTCGATGTTGGCGGCGATCTGAACTGGAATCGGTTGTGGCCCGCGGTCGGGGATGAAGCGGGCACCCGTGAGTTCCTCCATTGGAAGAATCGCGGCGTAGAACGCCTGCCGCAATCTGACTCTCAGTGCTGATCGCGTTGCAACCGGAAGCTTCGTAACGTCCGGCTTGAACAGCGCTTCCGCAATCCCCTTCAGTTTCTTTGGCGCCGCGAAGAAGCGCCGCTCGTAGAAGGCGCTGGCGCGCACGATCCAGCGCAAGAACTCAAGCGTCGTCCATGGTTTCTTTCGTTTGGGAGGGACGTGGCCTCCCTTGAAGTTGAGCAGCTCGAGGATAAACGTGCTGCTCGCTGCGCGCCGGATCGCCTCTGCGCCGTTGAACGGGCTGTCGAGCAAGGCCCGGTAGTCGCTCCACGCCGCATCGACCGCGCCCTGGATGTCCGCCGCGGCAACCTGAGTGCCCTTTGCGATCTCCTTTGCGAGCAATACCGCAAAGCGGTCGGTCCCGGTTTCTACCGTTTCGACTATGCGAATGATCGCCGCTTCCGCGCCGGCCTCGTCGTAAAGAACCTGCTCAAGTTCGAGCAGCGCGCGCGAGACGCTTTGCGCCGAATGGCCATCAATCGACTTCAGAAAAGGAATGGACTGAGGGTCGATCTGCTGATTGGGATGTTGGAAATCCTCCAGCAGTGCGGTCACCAGGGTGCGCTCGTCAATGACCTTCGGGGGTGCGGAGAGGCCATAGACATGGCGTAGCGCGCCGACCAGCGCCGTCTCGGTGGGTGCTTTCGACATCAAGGGACTGTTATCGGTCAGCACCTTGCGGATCGCGACCGTGAGTTGGGAGCTATCGAGCGCGTCACCGAGACGCTGTAGCAAGGCGCTCACGAGCGGCGCAAGGACGTCGCCCGCCGTCGTCCGGGCGCCAGCCGACGCCGCGGTTGGCTTCAGGAGTGCAATGACGAAGTTGTCGAGCGCAGATGTCAGCCGTGCTGCGACATACCATGTCGCCGCCCCTTTGTTGTCCCACGTTGGGGCATCCTTGGGAACCACATTGATTGCGATCTTGAACAACTGCTCGAATTCTTCGTCGGCCTTGTTGTGGCCAAGCGGAAACAGCCCGGAATTAGCCGTCATCAGCGATGCCGCGCGCTCCTCGATCCATCCGAGCAGGCGGCGGACGCTTTCGGCATCAGGGTCGACAATGAAGTAACCGGTCTCGCTGATGCCATCGTCCACTTCCAACGGCAGTTGAAACGGTATCTTGGTGATTTTGTCACCGATCCAGTTGGTCCGGCAGACGGCATCGCCGAATCCGCCCTGTGGATTGTAGGCGTAGTCCAGCGCGACTTCGTCGGGCTGAGGAGGGGCGGGGCTAAGAGGCGGAACTGACAAGATGAAGTCAGGCTTTGTGCCGGCCGGCGGATCATCGAAATATGGGATGATGACGAAACGCTTTCCCGCAGCTTCGATCGTCGTTTGCGCGATCCTGACGATATGGGTCAGCGCAAATTTGTGACCGACGGGCGCGTTCCAGGATTGAACCGCGCGCAACCGATGAGCCGCCGAAGCGCTCTCGGCATTGACCGCGATCTCTGCCGTCGTCTTGCCGGCAGTTGGAACGACAATGGTCGACCAGTAAAGGCCGCCAGCAGAAGCCTCGAACCCTTGGAGCCAGTTGAAGAGGTTGTCTGCGACCGCATAGGGTCTTGCGGAGATAGTGTTGTCGACGAGGCCGACAGCGGTCAGCGTCGCATCGGTCGCCGAAAGCGAGAATACACGGAACTGGACGCGCTGCACGCATTGTAAAAACTTCTGAAATCTGCTTTTCGCACTGGCTTCGTCGGCAGCCTCGGACTCATACTCGAAGCTCAGGTTTACTGCGAACGAGACCGTTGCTCCGTCGATATCGGACTGATGGAAGCTCGTCGGTTCCTGATCGGCCAAGCAGTGAATGATTGACTGGGGCAACGCCATGCTTAATGTCTCGCCGATTCGAGTGTCTTGGCCGCCGACTGGAGTTTCTTTAGCGTCGGATCAGTTGGTTCGGCGGTAGCGTCGGCCGAAACGACGGTTTCGGACTTGCCACCGCGCATCTTGTATTTTGCGTTGGCGTGCGCCGTGATCTTGAAGAACCTCGAAATGCGGATCTCGACAGTGAGCGAGCCATCGGCATCGATCTGTCCATCGTCGCGGTAGGTCATCCGCAGCATCAGCACGATGCCGACGGTGACGATGCCGGCCACATCCACGTGACCCGCGATCACCAGGACCGCCGAGATCGAGAGGCCGCCGCCCGGCTTGCCGATCACCTTGCGATAGGAGAGCGTGCCCGACAGGGCAATAAAGACCTGCCCCACGAATGGACCGAATGCGAAAGCAAGCGATGCCGAGCCTCCGGCGCCGGCCTCGACCGTGACGGTCAGTTCCTTGTCGAACGGGCGGTACTCCGCGTCGATCTGGATATAGCCCGCGCCGCCGATGACGAAGATCGAGAAGATGAAGGGCCGTTCGATCGTCGACAGGTTGAATCGGTTGGCCAGCATGAAGTCCGGAAAGGCCAGCAGCTTGAAGTGGTTCTCGATCGAGATATTCGATACGCCGCTGGTCCCGAAATTCAGCGATATCGGCGGTAGCGCGAAGTCGTGTTGCACCCCGACGGGAATGCCGTTTAGCTTGATGAGCTGCAGGCCGCCGACCTTGTCCGGAAAAAGCGTCCCCAGGAAATCTTGGATGAACTTGAATGAAGGGTTGAGCCGAATGTTCTTCGGGTCGAACTCGATCTTCAGCCCGCTCTCGCGAGTGAAATTCAGCGCGAATTTCTCGAAGCGGACCATCGACTGGCCGCCGACGACGAGGTCGACCGTGGTGCCGATGCGGCCGTAACCGGTCTCGGTGACCTTGTCCTGGTCTTTCGAGGCGTCAAGCCGCACCTGTCCGGTCAGACGCATGTCGACGAAATCGGCCTTGAAGACCCCGACCGAGAATAGGCTTCGGCGGCCGCCCATCGGCGCGTCGATGTCGACCTGGACCCAGGCGCGCGCCTGCTTCTTGTCGAAATCATGCGTGACGCGGACCGCGTCACTAACGCCGGCCGGGATCTTGTAGCCGTTAAGCAGATTGTCGAGCTTCGTGCCACCGAAATTGCGGAACACCTTGCCGATGTCGAAATCCGACAGGCTGGCCGGCATCAGGCGATCGCCGATCTTGTCGAACGGCAGGGAGAGTCCGAGCGCCTTCAGCTCATCGCCGAGCCGGTTGAAGAGTGCGTTGGCCTTTGTGGTCTGGACGATGTCGTTGAGTTCGTCGAATCCGGAACGGATGCGGTCGATGTCCGCCTTCAGGGCTGCGATCTCGGGTGCACTCGTGACGGCTGAATAGAGTTTCAGGACGTTGCTCGGCGCGGCCATCAACCCGCCAGCATCCAGGCGGCTCGCCGCGTTGAACACTCGATCGGCATACATGCGGGCGGTCTCGGTCGACCGTGCTACGTCGTTTTGCAGCCCGCGAACCGAGTGATCGAACGCGTTGATCGAGGAGAGCAGGTTCTCGCCTTGCTTCTCGAGCCCATCCACGGTGGCTAGCGCATCGTTGATGCTCGTTTGAACTCCGGCAAAGGCGTTCTGAAGATCCGCTACCTTGCCGTTCAGATACGACGTAGCATCAGTCTTGAGAGCCTCTAGGTAAGCCTTCGCCTTGTCGACGGTGTCAAAGGCCGCGCTGCAAGCAGTGGAAACTTGCGCGAGCGCGCCGAGTGCCTTGGTGTCAAGCTTCCGTATCGGTTCGCTGATGGCATCGCTCAGCGCAAGCAGATCTTCGCGTATGAGGGCAAGCGCCGTATCGACATTCTTAAAATCGTCGTCAGTCAATGACTTCAGCACTTCCTGCAGGGCAGGGCGAAGTACAGACTCCTTGACTGCCGTTTCCAGCAGCCCGCTCGGCGCCAACGCCAACTGCACCGCCCCGAGGGCATTCTGAACGTCGTCGATCAGTCTCCCAACCTTGCCTTCGACGCCGTGGACCACATCGCGGCATTCAGCGACGGCGGCCCGCAAAGATGTCGTTGCGGACTGGACGAGGAAATCCAGCAGTTGCCCGGTTTCGACGAATTTCTGCTCGAGCGGCTTGATCTGCTCCTCGACCGCGGACTTCAGCTCGTTGATTTTGCTGTCGACGTCCGGCCAGATCGCCAGAAGCTCGTCCTTGATGTCGGAGAAGCCCGCGTCGGAGATATCCTTGGCGATCTCGATCAGACCATCGGCTTTGCCGGCCAGCGACGTGACGATGCCGCTCAAGCTGGTGCCGAGGCGGTTGATCTCGGGTCCCGCCTGGTTGAGGAGGTCGTCGGACATTTGTCCGGCGTTGTCCACCTTGGTTTTGGCGGCGGCGATGGCGCTCTTAGCCTGGCTGGCGACCAATCTCAGGGTATCGAGCGCGTCCTTGGCCTTGCCCTTTAGTCCGGCGTCGATGCCGGTATGGCTGTTGATGTCTGCCGCTGCCTTGTCGATACCGGCAATCGCCGTGTCGATCGGGCCGTTGCCGGCTTGCGGAACGAGATTTCCCAGGATCTGTTGGGCTTTGGTGAAATATGGCGCAATGGTGCCTTTGAGAGAGCCAACGGCGGACAGCGCGTCGCTTTGCTTCGCGGCGATATCGCCCAGTGCCTTCACCAGATAGCCGCCGATGGCCTGACTGGCGTCGTTTAACCCGCTGGCAAAGTGCTGACGGGTCTCGTCGATGAGATTGGCAACGTCATCCGGGATATTGCTGGCACAGGCCCGCAAGCCCGCATGGAAAGCCTTACGACGATCGTCAGACCAAGGTTTCGTCCGGTCGTAGCCGGCGACGAACTGATTGATGCGCTGAATGGCGCGGTCGGCGGCGGCATCGAGCTCATTTTCGAGATTGATGACGACGGCGCGCGCCTTCTCCACACCTTCTCCGGCCCTGCCGACGTCTTCGCCGGCTTCCTGGAACAACGGCTTCAAGTAGCTGACGCTGTCCGTCAGCAAGGCTTCAATGGCGCCGTTTTTGGTCATGATCGGCGTACCGGGGGGATACTCGAGCTTTGGGAGGATCTTTGCCGCGTCGGCGGTCCAGTCATGCAAAGCCGTGCGGACCAGCATTTCCTTGCGCTTGATGACGCCGACGGCGTCTTCCTTCAATTTGTCGCACGGGTTGCCGCAGGCTTGCAGGGCGTTGCCAAATTTCGCGTCTTGGAGAAAGCCCCTTATCTCGGTCAATGGACCGGTCAGCGCTCCCGTAACTTTGGCGGGAAGGCCTGCATTCCACGTCGTTGCAAGCTGAGTGAGGGCTGGCGGGACCAGCGTAAGATCCTTTTTTTCGATTGCCTCCTTGATCGCTTTCTTGAGCGCGACGATGTTTTGCGAGTATATCAGCGCGTCGCCGCTGCTGCCTGTTCCGTCGCTCGCCCAGTAGACCATGTCCTTGATCAATTGGGGATCGGCCGCGCGAGCGAGCGAGGATGCCGTATCGAGCAGCGTACCGAGTACCGGCTTCAGCGCTTGTCCATCGCCTGTAGTGTGCGTTGCGCGCATGAAGCTAACGCTGTCGAGCCCGGCATAGACCGGCTTGTCGGCGCGGCCAGCGTTGATGGCGGCCTTTTGCGCGGCGGGCGCCAGGCGCCAGGTGAAGCGTCGGAGGCCCGGTAGGATGCGGCTGACCGCTGGACGTCTTTGCTCGAATTGCGCGGACGGGTCCGGCTGCTCGGACGACCTGGCATCCGCCTTTTCAGCGATTGCCTGCGCTACCGGCATGTTGGGAAAGTCGAGATCCAGCCGCGATATCCAGCTGTCGGTGTCCGCCGTCGTTGCCGTGCTGACGTCGGCAAAGAAGAAAAGGTAGTCCGGATCGAGGCATTCCTGCGCGACGACAGGCTTGTCGCCATCGCCTTCGCATGTTGATACGAAGGCAACGTCAGGCATCGGATAGACCTGCGGACGCTCGCGCGCACTCAGACGGTTCCACAGCTGGATTTGCCAACCGTAATCGTCGACATCGCTGGCCCACGCGCTGTCGACGTTGATGATTTTCGAGTTAAAGCGCACGCGCTCCAAGAAACCGGCGCTTCGTTGCGCCGCTGTGTTGAAGTCGGGATAGTTCCGCTCCGGTTGGAGCAGCTCGACGTATTCGCGCACCTTGCGCAGGATCGGCCGGCGCGAACGCGTTTCTTTCGGATCTTCGTCCAACTTCGGCGCGAACTGCGCCGGCAAGTTCACCGTGCGCTCGTAGACCACGACGTGCTTTGCGCGGTGCCAGAACGCGCAGATGCGTCCGAGCACCTCGACCTGCTGACGCTGGACGTAGCCATTGCGCGTTTCACTAATGATCGTGACCTTGCCGCCGAGAAATTCGGCCTTTTGCGCGGCGTCACCGCCGGTTGGCGAAAGCGCGATCGATTCGATGGCACCGCCATTAGACTGCGGCGCGCGCAGCAGCGTCTTGAACAAATTGAGCGATTCGACTGGCCACAACGCTCCCCCGCTCAGGCCGTGCGGATGATGGCGGGGATTGGCCGCCAGTTCCGTCGGCACCTTTGCGGGGTCCATTCCTGCGACTTTTGGAACCGATTGGTAGTCCGCCTCGCTCTCGGGCTGGTCGGATGAATAATTGTCGATCACTGGCGCGCGATGCAGCGCAGTGTGACGCAACGCAAATTGCGCCCCGTCGGAAAAGCGCGCAGGCGTGAAATCGACGGTCGAATCGAGGTCGCGGGCCCAGACTTCTAGCCGCTCCGGCCGGCGTGCGACGGCGCTTCGAAGCGCGTTCCAGCGCGCGGACAGCCGCGCTTCGGCATTAGTCTCGTGTGCACGTCCGGTCAGCTTGCCTGTAAGGGCTTCGATTTCCGCGACGCGCGCGCCGCGGGCAATGGAGCGCTCCTTCGAAACGTCGATACCTACCGGCAAGCCGTAGAGAAATTCGGCGCGCAGGAATCCGAGTGCGGCGCCAAGACCATACTCCCCATGCTGCCGGAAGATCTCGTAGCTGGTCGATTCCGGCATGAAATAGCCGCGCAAGACGTCGCTCGGACTGATCCAGATCTCCGCCGCCGGCGTCAGACGGAATTCGACGGCGCGGCGTTTGATCTCTCGTCCGTTGTCGTTCTTTACGTCGTTCCCGTCCTTGTCCTTCACGTAGAGGAACGGACGCGGAGGCATTTCCGCCGCCGCAGCGTCGTCGGATAGGTCGTTGATTTCGAGACGGCGCGGCTTGTCGGCGCTTTCTCCGGCGGCCTGCGGCGGCAGGATGAAATGATAGTATTGGGAAACCCGTTTGTACTGCCAGACGCGGTCGTCGCCGGAATACTCCGCCACCGAAGCATTGCTGGCATCGCCGCGGTCGTACAGCGCTTGGTGCGTGAACCGGAAGATCGTGAAGGGTTCGGACGACAGCACGACGTAAGAGCGGTTGCCGGACTCCTGACTGTCCTCGAGCACCGACGCCCGCAGGCTGCGATCCTGCGTCGGCGATAAGGTCTCCGTCGCCGTCAGCCAGAACCTGTTGTCGTTTTGGAGGTCGTCGTTCTGTCGCGGCGGATTGAGGGATATCAGAAGAGGAGCGGGGCGTTCGGTGCGGTCGTTGCGCGCGACGTCCACGCCGATCGGTTCGACCCATGCTGCCGGCAGCCTCAGGTTCAGTTCGGTGGCGATCCTGCCGGACGGATAGACGTGTACGGGAGCGCCGTTGCCAAGC
Encoded proteins:
- a CDS encoding amidase domain-containing protein — protein: MTYDRAKALAYARKYWTKSCSDGYVGVRETTPYVKVPNGTVFVRTDTNETAHLPDGKVVDNVDDCAHFLSCCLGHEANEAGGGLPIQRDFPSAIYGVISARRLFSTLTEDGLIESILQKASHDQTAHKLSQLAAGDLIFYWDPSVNAYGHSAMYLADAKKRIACHTRCRCDQSNEAGQEWDSVAIPNVSYTLARVRDAAPLVA